One Cynocephalus volans isolate mCynVol1 chromosome 7, mCynVol1.pri, whole genome shotgun sequence genomic region harbors:
- the MTIF3 gene encoding translation initiation factor IF-3, mitochondrial has product MAALFLKSLTLQTIKTKSNCVGRCFGKHMVQKTAPAQLSLIASAPRLSYLIHAKAFSTADDPQDERRKKKENETDFSNIGRKIHERIIHVLDEKGNDLGNMHRADVIRLMDERNLRLVQRNASAEPPEYQLMTGAQIYQERLRLGERGKASVKAGPTVIKEVTFSSNIGQHDLDTKSKQIQQWIKKKYQVKITIKKGKKVDEPENKMEELFNQILQTMSGIATFSSRPQAIKGGKALVCVLHHLSNKEENAHRETQKTKKRDTVNKENGADDKESNILHQ; this is encoded by the exons aTGGCTGCTCTTTTTCTAAAGAGTTTAACACTACAGACCATAAAGACTAAAAGTAATTGTGTAGGAAGATGCTTTGGTAAGCACATGGTGCAAAAGACAGCACCAGCACAGTTGTCCCTTATTGCTTCTGCCCCAAGACTGTCCTACCTAATTCATGCAAAAGCTTTTAGTACTGCTGACGATCCCCAggatgaaagaaggaagaaaaaagagaatgaaacagATTTTAGTAACATCGGAAGAAAAATTCATGAGCGAATTATTCATGTACTTGATGAGAAGGGCAATGATTTGGGAAACATGCACCGAGCAGATGTCATTAGACTCATGGACGAGCGCAACTTGAGACTGGTCCAAAGGAACGCCAGCGCAGAGCCTCCGGAATACCAGCTCATGACCGGAGCCCAGATCTACCAAGAACGCTTAAGGctaggagagaggggaaaggcaAGTGTGAAAGCAG GACCAACTGTGATAAAGGAGGTaactttttcttcaaatattggaCAACATGATTTGGACACAAAGAGTAAACAGATTCAGCAGTGGATTAAGAAAAAATACCAAGTTAAAATTACtataaagaaagggaaaaaggtaGACGagccagaaaataaaatg gaGGAGCTATTTAATCAAATCCTCCAGACTATGTCTGGAATAGCTACCTTCTCATCCAGGCCACAGGCTATTAAAGGAGGAAAAGCTTTAGTGTGTGTGCTTCATCATTTGAGCAACAAGGAAGAGAATGcacatagagaaactcaaaagaCCAAGAAAAGAGACACTGTGAATAAGGAAAACGGAGCTGATGATAAGGAATCAAATATTCTACATCAATGA